A portion of the Bactrocera neohumeralis isolate Rockhampton chromosome 2, APGP_CSIRO_Bneo_wtdbg2-racon-allhic-juicebox.fasta_v2, whole genome shotgun sequence genome contains these proteins:
- the LOC126751589 gene encoding protein Skeletor, isoforms B/C — MCSLAARKSGNCDDCKAVRPRSHQICSDKANDRRGNLRLNEKIWLTVLLLAACLLHCSLAIEDEEDGPYRGKYLGKINSYHHQVSGDVYAVNEYTFLIIGFNYDGNGADTFFWAGASNRPGPQGFIVPDEFGKTNILDRYHNKDFTLSLPDRKKITEIKWLAVYDLNNQNNFGDVYIPEEFEPPRAQAGGTFSRRSHNVSSSALEMLDSKTIRIKDFTYDGLGKRTFFWTGVGAQPSSRGSKIPDEMGYLDPIRKYEKETITLELPGDKTIFDIDWISIYDLADNENFGHVLIADNLNVPPSLVKITPYEFSLPNCRQLHKNLQVSWEVFGPQITLQLSGQVEKNDYMSFGISGSDTSSQMIGADVVVAYIDDIRGYSVDYNITSLAPCVQVLGQNKGVCRDDVVGGLDSFQLNTYSRKDGINTITFRRTLISSDPGDKEIRLDKSNYVVWALGELDSNSEPAFHFVYPKSDILIDFNTTEPINDCFSFTRAPETPIQIWERVRLHDPTLRTFNAYLGPSGGLRGYQGITGHVSSGLAWYINGYMTPELYLKRGLTYAFKVRGGNNPHSPEHYHPMVITDEPHGGFDRLSDAKQSEIRVLAGVEFTRRGRPKPTAAGPLCLSKYPLSYDRRLDDNFPSFKKFNRSLISICPNEEPAILEITPNITWPDTVYYNSFTHANMGWKIHIIDSFTNIRNGALQNAVTFPCHLGLLLLCVQILIKLIRDQ; from the exons ATGTGTTCATTGGCAGCGCGCAAAAGCGGAAATTGTGACGACTGCAAAGCGGTGCGGCCACGCAGTCATCAAATTTGCAGTGACAAAGCGAATGATCGCCGCGGAAATTTGCGCTTAAATGAGAAAATTTGGCTGACAGTCCTACTGCTGGCAGCGTGTTTGCTGCACTGCAGCC tgGCCATTGAAGATGAAGAGGATGGTCCATACCGTGGAAAATATTTAGGCAAAATTAATTCGTATCATCACCAG GTATCAGGCGATGTGTATGCCGTTAATGAGTACACCTTTCTCATAATCGGTTTCAATTACGATGGCAATGGCGCTGATACATTCTTTTGGGCTGGCGCTTCCAATCGTCCCGGTCCACAGGGTTTCATTGTGCCAGATGAATTCGGCAA aaCTAACATACTAGATCGTTATCATAACAAGGATTTCACGCTATCACTGCCCGATCGAAAGAAAATAACCGAAATTAAATGGTTAGCCGTCTACGATCTGAACAATCAGAATAACTTCGGAGATGTTTATATACCGGAAGAATTCGAACCGCCACGTGCACAAGCGGGCGGTACTTTCTCACGCCGCAGTCACAATGTCAGCAGCAGTGCTCTCGAGATGCTCGACTCTAAGACGATACGCATTAAAGATTTCACTTACGATGGACTGGGTAAGCGTACATTCTTTTGGACCGGTGTGGGTGCACAACCGTCTAGTCGTGGCAGCAAGATACCCGACGAAATGGGATA CTTGGATCCGATACGGAAATATGAGAAAGAGACTATCACGCTAGAGTTACCCGGTGATAAGACGATTTTTGACATCGATTGGATTAGCATATACGATTTAGCTGATAATGAGAATTTCGGACATGTTTTAATAGCCGACAATCTAAATGTACCACCATCGTTAGTGAAAATAACGCCCTATGAATTCTCGCTGCCAAATTGTCGGCAATTGCATAAGAATTTGCAAGTCTCCTGGGAAGTATTTGGCCCACAAATAACATTACAGCTATCCGGTCAGGTGGAAAAGAATGATTACATGTCCTTTGGTATATCCGGTTCAGATACGTCAAGTCAAATGATTGGCGCCGATGTGGTTGTGGCGTATATCGACGATATACGCGGCTATTCCGTAGACTACAATATTACTTCTTTGGCGCCG TGTGTGCAAGTGTTGGGTCAAAATAAGGGTGTTTGTCGTGATGATGTAGTCGGTGGTTTGGACAGTTTTCAGCTTAATACTTATAGCCGTAAGGACGGTATAAATACAATTACTTTTCGGCGAACTCTGATATCAT CGGATCCGGGTGATAAAGAAATACGTCTAGACAAAAGTAATTATGTGGTGTGGGCCTTGGGAGAATTGGACTCTAATTCGGAACCGGCATTTCATTTTGTATATCCCAAAAGTGATATACTCATCGATTTCAATACAACCGAGCCGATAAATGACTGTTTTAGCTTTACAAGGGCACCCGAGACACCCATACAGATATGGGAACGTGTGCGCTTACATGATCC TACCCTGCGCACTTTTAATGCATATCTTGGACCCTCGGGCGGTCTGCGTGGCTACCAAGGTATTACTGGGCACGTGTCTAGTGGCCTTGCTTGGTACATTAACGGATATATGACGCCTGAGCTGTATTTGAAGCGTGGTCTTACATACGCCTTCAAG GTACGCGGTGGCAACAATCCACATTCGCCAGAACATTATCATCCAATGGTTATAACTGATGAACCGCATGGTGGCTTCGATCGGCTTAGTGATGCAAAACAAAGTGAAATCCGTGTACTTGCCGGTGTTGAATTCACACGCCGCGGTCGCCCCAAACCCACTGCGGCCGGTCCATTATGCCTCTCCAAATATCCGCTCAGCTATGATCGTCGTTTGGATGATAATTTTCCTAGTTTCAAGAAATTCAATCGTTCACTAATTAGTATTTGTCCCAATGAAGAGCCGGCCATTTTGGAAATCACGCCGAATATTACATGGCCCGATACTGTATATTATAATAGTTTCACACATGCCAACATGGGTTGGAAAATTCATATTATTGACAGTTTTACAAATATACGAAATGGAGCACTACAAAATGCCGTTACGTTTCCCTGTCATTTGGGACTGTTATTATTGTGTGTGCAAATTCTCATTAAATTAATACGTGATCAATGA
- the LOC126751595 gene encoding protein phosphatase PP2A 55 kDa regulatory subunit isoform X1, translating to MDWKTLSSSEKSPKMERWKPTSILEPEPPPPIPPRTFMRQSSFTKIGNMLNTAINMNGTKKIQSNGEASWCFSQIKGALDDDVTDADIISCVEFNHDGELLATGDKGGRVVIFQRDPMSKTAIPRRGEYNVYSTFQSHEPEFDYLKSLEIEEKINKIRWLRRKNPAHFLLSTNDKTVKLWKVSERDKSFEGYNTKEESGLAKDPQNITGLKVPSVKQIPLMVEASPRRNYANAHTYHINSISVNSDQETYLSADDLRINLWHLEVTDQSFNIVDIKPANMEELTEVITAAEFHPTECNVFVYSSSKGTIRLCDMRSAALCDRHSKQFEEPENPTNRSFFSEIISSISDVKLSNSGRYMISRDYLSIKVWDLHMETKPIETYPVHEYLRIKLCSLYENDCIFDKFECCWNGKDTSIMTGSYNNFFRVFDRNSKKDVTLEASRDIIKPKTVLKPRKVCTGGKRKKDEISVDCLDFNKKILHTAWHPQENVIAVAATNNLFIFQDKF from the exons ATGGATTGGAAAACATTATCAAGCAGTGAGAAGAGCCCAAAAATGGAGCGCTGGAAGCCAACTTCAATATTGGAACCGGAACCACCACCGCCCATACCGCCACGCACATTTATGCGTCAATCGAGTTTCACGAAAATTGGAAATATGCTTAATACGGCCATAAATATGAATGGCACTAAAAAAATACAGA GTAATGGAGAAGCTTCCTGGTGCTTCTCGCAGATAAAAGGCGCCTTAGACGATGACGTCACCGATGCTGATATTATATCCTGTGTGGAATTCAATCATGATGGTGAATTGCTGGCAACGGGTGATAAAGGCGGACGTGTTGTCATCTTTCAG CGCGATCCAATGTCGAAAACGGCAATACCACGTCGCGGTGAATATAATGTTTACTCAACCTTTCAATCGCACGAACCCGAGTTCGATTACCTAAAGTCATTGGAAATAGAGGAGAAAATCAATAAGATACGATGGCTGCGAAGAAAGAATCCTGCGCACTTTTTATTATCAACCAATGATAAGACGGTTAAGTTATGGAAGGTCAGTGAACGGGATAAGTCGTTCGAGGGCTATAATACAAAGGAGGAGAGCGGTCTGGCGAAGGATCCGCAAAATATAACTGGCTTAAAAGTTCCTTCAGTTAAGCAAATTCCACTTATGGTGGAAGCGTCACCACGCCGCAACTACGCCAATGCACACACCTATCACATCAATTCAATTAGCGTTAATTCTGACCAAGAGACTTATCTGTCCGCCGATGATTTACGAATCAATCTGTGGCATCTTGAGGTGACCGATCAAAGTTTCAATATAGTCGATATTAAGCCAGCTAATATGGAAGAGCTAACGGAGGTCATAACCGCTGCCGAATTCCATCCAACCGAATGCAATGTATTCGTGTACTCGAGCTCGAAGGGCACAATACGTCTATGTGATATGCGTTCAGCTGCGCTGTGCGATCGACATAGCAAACAGTTCGAGGAGCCGGAGAATCCAACGAATCGCAGCTTCTTTAGTGAAATAATAAGCTCTATAAGCGATGTAAAGCTAAGCAATTCGGGTCGTTATATGATCTCTAGGGACTATTTAAGTATTAAAGTATGGGATTTACACATGGAAACGAAACCAATTGAAACTTATCCg GTTCACGAATACTTACGCATTAAACTCTGTTCACTGTATGAGAATGACTGTATTTTCGACAAATTCGAATGTTGTTGGAATGGCAAGGACACTTCCATAATGACGGGCAGCtataacaatttcttcagagtgTTTGATCGCAATTCGAAAAAGGATGTCACATTGGAGGCGTCACGCGACATTATCAAACCAAAAACGGTGCTTAAACCGCGTAAAGTTTGCACCGGTGGCAAGCGAAAAAAAGACGAGATTAGTGTCGATTGTCTCGACTTCAATAAGAAGATACTACACACAGCTTGGCATCCGCAAGAGAATGTAATTGCTGTGGCGGCCACAAACAATCTGTTTATATTTCAGGATAAGTTTTAG
- the LOC126751590 gene encoding protein fem-1 homolog C → MSSGSANSERATTGQNSKTDGNTVDRVNGWLSFIVPSMQRKITKLNYDLIEECKRCKEDSNLTKGIRDELESYCRDIRREVVKKMRNGCAPLFIACKRGCVPIAEYLVTVCEADIEQRGLYEVPEDHTFHYVTPLWCAVVSGKLPMVKYLIRIGCDINATSDSGSTPVRSACFMTHVEIVQYLVEAGADIQKPNINGGTCLINSVQSPQLCLYLLKKGADVNAKDIQEKTALHYAIQEHRLETTKLLLEHGADPYVKSRYGDDAMRTACIKGASQIFDYLKTHLEYSPKRMAEAHELIGSTYLDEHNETRVAILHWRLAHHIRASHTPYLQKLPMVPLRPAYGNAIEFTTLEELDNIATDVDAMRIQSLLICERILGLTHKDMLFRLTFRGASYADSLQLQRCIDLWRLLLEVRVTHFSILHFDTCYAAQTLVRLMIDLHERYLRNVELEHREVDIREFFGEEFEDDAGKDEHLPVFEDVIGVFRLLSGTVAEAQQLLQIRPVYRKQQENFDRILKCIAHLIYLLIGTSDKADKRKDVYYAVYDLVHTRVRSACTYDTLLHLCVSRLNVIKSGYLSDENHLNIVFPNDMVVKLLLDCGMNVNAKNEAKSTALHVAVQPYNYSNRIIHLLLERGADLDQPNKSDERPFNLIASNPINTIPLINYMNLKCMAATVISKYKIPYRNQLPKLLEQFVRQHEP, encoded by the exons ATGAGTAGTGGTAGTGCGAATTCGGAACGCGCCACCACGGGACAAAATTCGAAGACTGATGGAAATACTGTGGACCGAGTTAATGGATGGCTATCGTTTATTGTACCCAGCATGCAGAGGAAAATCACTAAACTAAACTATGACTTAATAGAGGAATGTAAACGGTGTAAGGAAGACTCGAATTTAACAAAAGGCATACGCGATGAACTTGAAAG ctaCTGCCGTGACATACGTCGGGAAGTCGTTAAGAAAATGCGAAATGGTTGCGCTCCACTCTTTATCGCCTGCAAACGGGGTTGTGTGCCGATTGCGGAATACTTAGTCACTGTATGTGAAGCAGATATTGAACAGCGCGGCTTATATGAGGTACCTGAAGATCATACCTTTCATTATGTTACGCCGCTTTGGTGCGCTGTAGTATCTGGAAAATTGCCGATGGTCAAATATTTAATACGCATAGGCTGTGATATAAATGCAACCTCAGATTCAGGTTCAACGCCGGTACGCAGCGCTTGTTTTATGACACATGTCGAGATCG TACAATATTTGGTCGAGGCTGGCGCAGATATCCAAAAACCCAACATTAACGGTGGCACATGTCTGATCAATTCCGTGCAATCACCACAATTATGcttatatttattgaaaaaaggcgcTGATGTCAACGCCAAAGATATACAAGAGAAGACTGCCTTACATTATGCCATACAGGAACATAG ATTAGAAACTACCAAGTTATTATTGGAACATGGAGCTGATCCATATGTGAAAAGTCGCTACGGTGATGATGCCATGCGCACCGCTTGCATTAAAGGCGCAAGTcaaattttcgattatttgaAAACACATTTAGAGTACTCACCTAAACGCATGGCCGAGGCTCACGAACTGATTG gCTCCACATATTTGGATGAACATAATGAAACTAGAGTGGCGATACTTCATTGGCGATTGGCACATCATATACGCGCTTCACATACACCCTACCTTC AAAAACTCCCAATGGTGCCACTGCGTCCAGCCTATGGTAATGCCATTGAGTTTACAACACTTGAAGAGCTCGACAATATTGCTACCGATGTGGATGCAATGCGTATTCAAAGTTTGTTGATATGTGAGCGTATACTTGGCTTAACGCACAAAGATATGCTCTTCCGTTTAACATTTCGTGGCGCATCATATGCGGATTCCCTGCAACTACAACGCTGTATCGATTTGTGGCGCCTCTTGCTAGAAGTGCGTGTTACGCATTTCTCAATACTACATTTCGATACGTGTTATGCCGCCCAAACATTAGTACGTCTAATGATCGATTTGCATGAACGTTATTTGCGTAATGTCGAGCTAGAACACCGCGAAGTAGACATACGTGAATTCTTTGGCGAAGAATTTGAGGATGATGCGGGAAAAGATGAACATTTGCCAGTTTTCGAAGATGTAATTGGTGTTTTCCGCCTACTAAGTGGTACCGTAGCCGAGGCACAACAGCTGTTGCAGATACGGCCGGTGTATCGTAAACAGCAAGAGAATTTCGATCGCATATTAAAATGCATAGCGCATTTGATTTACCTTTTAATTGGTACTTCGGATAAAGCTGACAAAAGAAAAGATGTCTATTATGCTGTCTACGATTTGGTGCATACAAGGGTTCGTAGCGCATGCACTTACGATACGTTGCTGCATTTGTGCGTGTCGCGATTGAATGTCATTAAGAGCGGTTACTTAAGCGATGAGAACCACTTAAAC ATTGTATTTCCCAACGATATGGTTGTTAAACTATTACTAGATTGCGGTATGAATGTAAATGCTAAAAACGAGGCCAAATCAACGGCCTTACATGTTGCTGTACAACCCTATAATTATAGCAATAGA ATAATACATTTATTATTGGAAAGGGGTGCGGACTTGGATCAACCGAATAAATCAGACGAACGCCCATTTAACTTAATCGCCAGCAATCCCATCAATACAATACCGTTAATCAATTACATGAATCTCAAGTGTATGGCTGCAACtgtaataagtaaatataaaatccCTTATCGCAATCAATTACCGAAATTGCTCGAGCAATTTGTCAGACAACATGAACCTTGA
- the LOC126751595 gene encoding protein phosphatase PP2A 55 kDa regulatory subunit isoform X2, translating to MAGNGEASWCFSQIKGALDDDVTDADIISCVEFNHDGELLATGDKGGRVVIFQRDPMSKTAIPRRGEYNVYSTFQSHEPEFDYLKSLEIEEKINKIRWLRRKNPAHFLLSTNDKTVKLWKVSERDKSFEGYNTKEESGLAKDPQNITGLKVPSVKQIPLMVEASPRRNYANAHTYHINSISVNSDQETYLSADDLRINLWHLEVTDQSFNIVDIKPANMEELTEVITAAEFHPTECNVFVYSSSKGTIRLCDMRSAALCDRHSKQFEEPENPTNRSFFSEIISSISDVKLSNSGRYMISRDYLSIKVWDLHMETKPIETYPVHEYLRIKLCSLYENDCIFDKFECCWNGKDTSIMTGSYNNFFRVFDRNSKKDVTLEASRDIIKPKTVLKPRKVCTGGKRKKDEISVDCLDFNKKILHTAWHPQENVIAVAATNNLFIFQDKF from the exons ATGGCCG GTAATGGAGAAGCTTCCTGGTGCTTCTCGCAGATAAAAGGCGCCTTAGACGATGACGTCACCGATGCTGATATTATATCCTGTGTGGAATTCAATCATGATGGTGAATTGCTGGCAACGGGTGATAAAGGCGGACGTGTTGTCATCTTTCAG CGCGATCCAATGTCGAAAACGGCAATACCACGTCGCGGTGAATATAATGTTTACTCAACCTTTCAATCGCACGAACCCGAGTTCGATTACCTAAAGTCATTGGAAATAGAGGAGAAAATCAATAAGATACGATGGCTGCGAAGAAAGAATCCTGCGCACTTTTTATTATCAACCAATGATAAGACGGTTAAGTTATGGAAGGTCAGTGAACGGGATAAGTCGTTCGAGGGCTATAATACAAAGGAGGAGAGCGGTCTGGCGAAGGATCCGCAAAATATAACTGGCTTAAAAGTTCCTTCAGTTAAGCAAATTCCACTTATGGTGGAAGCGTCACCACGCCGCAACTACGCCAATGCACACACCTATCACATCAATTCAATTAGCGTTAATTCTGACCAAGAGACTTATCTGTCCGCCGATGATTTACGAATCAATCTGTGGCATCTTGAGGTGACCGATCAAAGTTTCAATATAGTCGATATTAAGCCAGCTAATATGGAAGAGCTAACGGAGGTCATAACCGCTGCCGAATTCCATCCAACCGAATGCAATGTATTCGTGTACTCGAGCTCGAAGGGCACAATACGTCTATGTGATATGCGTTCAGCTGCGCTGTGCGATCGACATAGCAAACAGTTCGAGGAGCCGGAGAATCCAACGAATCGCAGCTTCTTTAGTGAAATAATAAGCTCTATAAGCGATGTAAAGCTAAGCAATTCGGGTCGTTATATGATCTCTAGGGACTATTTAAGTATTAAAGTATGGGATTTACACATGGAAACGAAACCAATTGAAACTTATCCg GTTCACGAATACTTACGCATTAAACTCTGTTCACTGTATGAGAATGACTGTATTTTCGACAAATTCGAATGTTGTTGGAATGGCAAGGACACTTCCATAATGACGGGCAGCtataacaatttcttcagagtgTTTGATCGCAATTCGAAAAAGGATGTCACATTGGAGGCGTCACGCGACATTATCAAACCAAAAACGGTGCTTAAACCGCGTAAAGTTTGCACCGGTGGCAAGCGAAAAAAAGACGAGATTAGTGTCGATTGTCTCGACTTCAATAAGAAGATACTACACACAGCTTGGCATCCGCAAGAGAATGTAATTGCTGTGGCGGCCACAAACAATCTGTTTATATTTCAGGATAAGTTTTAG